The region TGGGACTGATTtgtctttttataaaaaatacaaaatataaaaaagagaaacaaaactgaGGGGCGACGTAGGACCGGCCACTGAAGTCGCAGGTAAGCCCCACTCTCGGGACAGGGTTCGACGACAGcaccaattatttattttcttttagcGAAAAACTGCTGCACTCATCATTTTACGTTGAAGACGTTTCTCACACATGTAGAGCACATAACGGGCCAGTGGGGAACGCGTTTGTAACACTGGGCTATGAAATTttaggaactttttttttaaggaatgaTCAGGAATGGTTCGTTTTCTGTGGAAACAGCGAATcacttaaaaatgcatattctgTACGTGCCACAAGAATGATGCATAGCCATTTTGCAGCAGTTAGTTTCGCACATATCACTGTCATGAATGGAGTGTCATACGCCAGTTTTAAAGCGTGCCTAGTAATGGCACGTTAACAGATTTCAGATTTTGCAGCAAGTTTCTCTTGTAAAAGTTTTGGTTCCATGTGAATGGTTatttgtaaatacttttttaaacttATCTTTGTTGAATTTCTGTTATTTcccacaacaaacaaaactcaTGAACAAGAGAAACAACTGATAACTTGGCCTACCAATACAAGTATCGAAGAAAATAAACCagtaaatgagtgtgtgcatatactgtatattgcatACATACCATACCGACTGTGCCCCCATTCACCGAAAACttctaaattttatttgtatagcgctttttttaGCTACTCAAAATATTGAGCAGACAGTTCTTTTAATTTATGCAAATTTGAGTTGAATAACTcaaaaaagcgctatacaaataaaattcaattcaattttgttttccagATGTGATATCAATGTAAACGCTTTTTATTAaggcactgtcacaaagacgctttacaggaAAATGGTACATATCAAACGGAAAGTTTCCCAATGTAGCGTGTGCTCGTTCATGTGCATGCAGTGCCGGAAACTCCTGCATTTAGGACGCACCTAAAAGAACGAACCATTATTTGAGGTATGTTGCGAGTGTCGAGTGAGATCTGGGGGCAGCTCGTGCGAAGTACATGCAATAGTTGCATTGTACCCTTACTTCAATCGTACTAAATTGACTCAGCACAGTGCTTACAGAGCAAATATTACCCGCCGAAATAGCTCAGTTGGGAGAGCGTTAGACTGAAGATCTAAAGGTCCCTGGTTCGATCCCGGGTTTCggcattttgtgtttgaaattGGCCACCTTTATTAAGGGACGATTACTTTTTTGTATCTTGGCATGAACGTTATGAATAAATGTGCTTCCGTAGTGTGGTGTAGCAGTTCTCACGTTCGTCTCACGCGAAGGTCAGCTGCGTGTAGGTGTAGAGGGCTACGTGGTAACTTCAGTTAGAATCCACCGTtgggcaaataaataattttttataattgATTCATGTTTTTCGTAGAAATTACTGAAAtcatgtttgttcttttttttaggtttgatatttaaaaaattcttcTCCAGCTCCATTTCACTATGGAGAGGATAAGGAGATCGTTTCTGCCTATGGACATCAGGTGAGAACTGTATTATGGAGGAGTTAGATTCATCGGTCCTATTCCTGGAACCCACATTGCTAGCGTTCTAAGCCTAGACAGTGCTAAGTCATAAACTGACCAAAAAAGGTCAGTTATGAATGCTTCAGAGTACAACAGTTTATTGTGAACAGAAAAAGTAACATCACCTtatccctcctgccccctagtggcatGGGGGGTACCACCCACTGAATggggataaaacaaaaatgcacaatatattaaaaaaatgggCAACAAACATGCCGCAAGTGTGCACCAAGTACCTTAAATAGACTTGCTTGCAACATCACCACTCATTCCTTCATCAGTGCTCAGGACAATAAATGGCATCCAATCTATTACACCCTAAACCACATCATAAACTTATTTTAGTATATTTTCTACAGTTGTCTCATTTATTTAGTAGTGCATACCAGGAGGAAATTGCCTTATGAGCTTGGCTGCAGGGTTAAATAAACAATAGAATGGCAACAAAGAACAACACAAAACTGCACAAGAACTACAGTTATTACAGGCAACCTTCTTGGTCATCCACTTTAATGAGTCAAACGTAATGATTCCCATGTGGTTCTGGTTCATGTGTCACTCCTTGGCAGCATAACATTAGTATTTGATCTGAATCtaattgaacacatttttcatatgcTAAAGAGGGAACTTAAGGGAACTAGCCCCCGAAAGAAGCAGttgctgaagatggctgcaggacaggcctggcagagcatcaccagagaagatactcaactgatgtctatgggtcaaaCTTCCAAGCAGTCACTGCAAGCAAAGAAtatgcaatttctacatggtgaaaccctaaccctaaccctaacacccaAATAGAGAATGtgaactttaaatattttaacacagaaatgttacattttctgaagTTGCAGTCCCAATTGCAAAAAAGTGTGTACCATAATCAGACCATTGCTGATCAATACCTCAAATTGTCAGATTCAGAGAGAATTGCTGACATCCAACTTTCCAAGTAGGTgtatacagtttttaaaattggGTTCATGATCTTAAGATACACATTCAGTATTTTTAAGATGACTGAGGCAAAAGTTGAATATATACTCATACTTAATTAGTGAAAACATATTTAGAAATTCTGTGGTTTAAATGTTAGTACTAACTATTGAATGTAGCCCACTAAACACCAACACCACATTGCTGTAAGTGAACTAGTTCAGCAGAGACCATATGAAACAATTACCAACTGTGAGTATAGctttattgtaattattctATTTACAGTAATATTCATACATTCGTACACACAATTCTGTGAATACCACCAGGGTTTTGAACTGCTTCTGTTTGgtcagttttgttttgagttggtattttttgtattttggaagTGAAACTGAAACTTTCCATTGCTGTTTACAGCACAGACTTCATGCGATCATCAGTACAAACAATGCAATGCTGGCAATACTTCAAGCCAACTCAAGCTGCATGTCATGGAAAAAATGaccagcaataaataaaaatgccatccTACaaggtgtttttatttctcaaataCACCCATTGCTCGCATTCAAGTAAAGACACAGGAAAACAATTGTGCAAATATTGAATCTTGTAAGaacatcataaaaaaggaaaaataaatacaaggccTGGTAGTTGCTCACGTTTCAGGAGAGGAAACGGGGGCCTCACAAGGATGTTCACTCGTGAATTCAGTCTCTTTTCCTGCCCAACACTTTTCACTTCCTCTCTTcagacacaaagaaaataaaagactgGATGGAAACATCAAAGTCACTGTTCGGGTATGTAGATCATTGTTCATCGGCAGTCAGGAAAACTAAAAACAGAGCACGTCCGTGAGGGAAAAGGCAGTCTAAAGATCGTGAATAATGGCTCATTATGCTAAACTTCACTATGCCTGACCATACagtacagcaataaaaaaataatatttagtaATATCGCGTCATTGTTCCTCACCCACTATTAAGTCACAAACAAAAGACTGGATGGCACAATTAGTCTAATATAGTTCCAAAGGCAAAATTCTGACAGAAAATTAGATGAGGcaataaacatttttcccaGGTTAGAATGCCTTCTGTGGTGCTGAAGAGCACTATCACTGTAGAAAGTCactattattttatacagtataAAACAATGATCCATTACGTATTTTTCAAAGAGAATACTGGAAAGGGCTCATTGTGTTAAAATGGCATCAAAACTCCCAGTCTAGTGATCCATGCTGGTTTTCTAATGGAAGCAGGAAACCCTTTCTGGTtaatgggagagggagaaaatgagTCATGCAGAAACTTTGACCTGTGCAAATGGTAAAATTATGATTAGACAAAACACCCTCTCCAATTCAATTTGGAAAAACGAGACAGATTTATGGTTTAAATGGACATACAGTAATGAGGCACTTTAATAACGCAAAATGGGAGCACACAAAGGGCATTTGTGTTAAATGGCACAAAATCAGTTAAAAAGATGAGATATCAGTGTATCTTAAAAGTGAAATTCAAACCATTTATAATGTGTTATTTCTATTTccttcagtaaaatataaatcCCTGTGGAACAGTGACTGACAGATTTTACCAGaaataaatggttttcattgttactcagcagttaattacacagaaacctcacctggtttcttgggtctgaactttaaagaaaaaacaacaaaacctgCAGAGCTGAGAATCACTGCTGTAAACTGATGTCTATACCCAAATAAGAGCCTGCAGACTGCCAACCATACACTTTTCAATGTCTCTTGAAAGAACAGGTTCCGTTTCTGTTCTGAAAGCCGGACGTTTCAAAGAGGTTTCCCcacaaatatgtacaaaacacaaaggaaaaagcAGAGCCTGTCTACTTGTAACTGAACAAAAACTTGTGTAATCCACCTGTGACATGGAATGATTGTCATCTTAAAAGTAAAACGGAAAATGCAGGCATGACAGCTAGACCCATATGAATTTCACACAGATAAGAACCATCCTTATGAAGAATATTACTCTAGTGTTGATTTTCCCTTCATTGTAATTGCGTATTCAGAACCCTGTAAAGTCTCACTTGCCTTTTCTATGTGCTGTTGACCTCCACCGAAGAGTAGCTCATTGGTTTAAAATACTCCACATGATTTACCGTCAATTGTAATATTATTCTTATATTATCCTCtaatgttagccagctaacatTATATGATTTCTTGAATACCTTTGTAGAGTAACTGTTGCAGTATCGCACAGAAATGTCTTGGTCAAGCAGCAGCTTTCCCGTGTCGCTTACAAGCCCAGCGGCATAGACTTTCTCTCAGCTCTCATGCCCCCACATGCTGTTGAGAAGTTCATGTTCTAATTTTGTGAGAAGcagagacagaagagagaacCATTCAAGGCTGAAGGCAAGGCCTCCATTGCTGTGTTCAGACTGAACCCTCAGGACCTTGGGGAGGATGAAAGATGGAATGGAGCATGAAATTTACCCCGGTtcaagagaaagggggggggctCCTCAACCCTGGTATTGGgcagccgcagggtctgctggctttggTTGTTACTCAGGACATAATCAGCTAAAACAGTCTGATTACAGTTAACTTGCCTCCTTCCTGGTTTCCTGCGTCTGAAATAGCTGCTGATTTTAGGGTGAAAACTGTAACCAGTTGGTTCTGTGACTCTCCAGGACAGAGGTTGGGAaccccagcaggccctgtgacACTGAAGGACCAGGGTTGTGGACCCCTGATCATATTTATAAGGGcctgggaaataaataaaaagcacgAAAAGTTGACACAAGGTAACATAAGAATGGAAGATATACTCACAAGAAAAGGTAATAAATAGAGTAAAAATAGAATCACATAGCCGTCAGAGTGTGTCCAtgagtgtatatgcatgtgtgtgtgtgtctgcgtgtgcgcgcacgtgtgtgtgagagacaagCAAACACAGGAAAGGTCAGGAGGCAGCAGGGGACAGAGGGGACGTAGGCAGCGAGCGGATAGCGGTTGCCAGGTTGGGAGAGGGCGGCAGTGAGGAGCTGGCGGTTGCCAGGTTGGGGGATGCGCCGAGTGAAGGAATGGTGGTTGCCAGGTTGTAGGTGGAATTTGGGGAGGTGGACTCCGGGGAGGACGGGGCCGGTGGCGAGGGGGGGccggtggtgggggtgttggcGGCGGTGGGGGAGTCGGAGCTGACCTCGTCCCCTTCCTCAGAGTCCCAGACCTCGCTCTGCAGGTAGTCTGCGAACAGGGCCTTGGCGCGCTGCAGCACGCGGGCCAGGTTGTGCCGGCGCACCAGCCGGTCGAAGTGCATGGCCAGCTCGTTGTAGTCCAGGCTGTTCTTCACGATGTGGTCGCGGTGCTCCAGCAGGATGGACAGGCACAGGAACAGCATGAAGGGGTTCCCCTTCCCAAACTCCTGGGGGGGCGGCAGGGACGCCGGCTTCACGCCGTCCAGGCTGGAGGAGCCGGCCGAGGGGGGTCTGGCCCCGGGGGAGGGCAGGTTTCCGGGGAGCGGGGGTTTaacgggggaggaggaggaggaggaggctctGCCGAAGGAAAggatgggggaggagaggagggagcggctgggggcggggcaaaAGGAcggagaggaaagggagggcttgcctgtgggcgtggccggggaCGTGGGCGTGGCCCCCATTTCACTGGGTGCGAATGGGGAAGAGACCTGCCTTGCGGTGGTGGGGGGCGTAGGCGAAGGCGTGGCTGGAGACTCCGCCCTCCCGTtgaggaaggagaaagaggttGCCGGCTTGGCCGTGGCCAAGGCTGGTGCCCTCCAGCTGGTCACAGAGGCGGGGGACACTGCAGAGCTGCTTTTCCAGttggggaggcaggggggaaGCGGGGAGAGAGGCGAGGCCGTCTGCCCATTTGGGGACGGTCTCCCACAGACCGCAGGGGGAGGAGGCGTGTCCTCTGCCTTTATCAGTGGGTCTTCCTCCCCCTggtcttcctcgctctcctccgtAGGCtgccgcgggggcgggggcgggggcggtgggcTTGCAACGGTGCGAGAGGGGTACTGGAGAGGaggctcctgctcctccagatCGAAGCTGTCCCCATTGTGGGCGCTGTAGTACTTGAACTCGCCGAAACTGCCCTGCTTGGCGAAGGGGTTGACTTTGAACCCTTCGCACCTCCCAtcgccccctccacctcctcctcctcctcccgaaTCGCCAGCTtcgcgccccccctccccctccccttccccctcctctctgggcTGGTCCTTGGCAGccgccacctcctcctcctggcccacgcccgcccccctcccccagtcctCCTCTTCCCGCGACGGCCTCAGCATGTGCCGCCTTCGCTGCCTGGCCTTCTGCTCTCCCggtcccggccccgcccccagcccggcgccgggctccgcccccgccccgcccccctccttcTCGGCCTCCTGGGCCGGCCCCAGCAGCTCCACCTCGGTCTCGGGCGGGTCCGGGGGCAGGGAGCTCCAGGTGACCTCCAGCATGCGCAGCGC is a window of Anguilla anguilla isolate fAngAng1 chromosome 13, fAngAng1.pri, whole genome shotgun sequence DNA encoding:
- the LOC118210770 gene encoding TBC1 domain family member 25-like: MAAEEERGVVRVRVKKSEGMLPTEFRSFAVDPQITSLEVLQHILVRAFELNGKRTFGISYLSRDRGGVEVYLSLLSDWDLDAAFVSAAKPYLQLKIDIKPSEDSPVLEDWDIISPKDVISSDLLPGEKRSLAAAALPFTQSLLSQVGRTLSKVQQALSWTYGEEVKPFKPPLSDTEFHSYLNGQGQLTRPEELRLRIYHGGVEPSLRKVVWRYLLNVYPDGLTGQERMDYMKRKTREYDRLKAEWTARSSPEDLEFIRGNVLKDVLRTDRAHPYYAGSEDSPHLSALTDLLTTYAITHPQVSYCQGMSDIASPILAVMDNEAHAFICFCGIMKRLEGNFRPDGQLMSVKFQHLKLLLRYSDPEFYAYLVSRGADDLFFCYRWILLELKREFAFEDALRMLEVTWSSLPPDPPETEVELLGPAQEAEKEGGGAGAEPGAGLGAGPGPGEQKARQRRRHMLRPSREEEDWGRGAGVGQEEEVAAAKDQPREEGEGEGEGGREAGDSGGGGGGGGGDGRCEGFKVNPFAKQGSFGEFKYYSAHNGDSFDLEEQEPPLQYPSRTVASPPPPPPPPRQPTEESEEDQGEEDPLIKAEDTPPPPAVCGRPSPNGQTASPLSPLPPCLPNWKSSSAVSPASVTSWRAPALATAKPATSFSFLNGRAESPATPSPTPPTTARQVSSPFAPSEMGATPTSPATPTGKPSLSSPSFCPAPSRSLLSSPILSFGRASSSSSSPVKPPLPGNLPSPGARPPSAGSSSLDGVKPASLPPPQEFGKGNPFMLFLCLSILLEHRDHIVKNSLDYNELAMHFDRLVRRHNLARVLQRAKALFADYLQSEVWDSEEGDEVSSDSPTAANTPTTGPPSPPAPSSPESTSPNSTYNLATTIPSLGASPNLATASSSLPPSPNLATAIRSLPTSPLSPAAS